A window from Actimicrobium sp. CCC2.4 encodes these proteins:
- a CDS encoding efflux RND transporter permease subunit — protein sequence MNISELCIRRPVMAVLLSIAIVVVGLFAYSKLPIAALPTYNTPVINVTASLPGASPEIMAASVATPLEKQFSTISGINTISSSNTLGSTSIVLEFNSDRDIDAAAVDVQAALLRAQRSLPVELTALPAYRKVNPADAAVLLVALTSPSISLADLNDYAENLISPTLSTIDGVAQVAVYGQRRFAVRVKVRPDELAARNLTLDELAKLIQAANTNGPVGVLDGPRQSLTLEANRQLKNAAEFGELIVSTRDGYTTRLKDVATVEDSVESAKSGSWVNGEPSIVLAVQRQPNANTVTVVDAVKATLPKFKAQMPASIEIHELNDRSLSIRESIVDVQHTLILTIVLVILVIFLFLKRLSATAIPVVTLPISLIGCCALMYVLGYSLDNISLLGITIAVGLVVDDAIVMLENIVRYVEQGMTPMAAALKGSREVGFTILSISMSLVAVFIPIFFMPGVIGLIFREFAAVVSLAIMVSALISLTLVPMLCSRFLKHVPPEEDSWISRQFEKGFHAVLDTYSRGLDWCLARTRLVLAGALSTFLLTGFLFIEIPKGFFPTEDIGQIRASIEGPQDISYPAMVKLVQATASIIENDANVLSVTSRVTSGSSGALFIGLKARNTRAPMSRVLEQLRGKLGVLPGLSVYLSPVQNLSLGGRSSKSRYQYVLQSVKADELTTWSDRIQTKMRANPIFRDVTSDSQLGGLQAVVDINRDRASAAGVQILDIRTALYSAFGDRQVSTIFTTSNSYQVILQDSESGLQDEADLSKIYVRSKTGVLVPLMSLATVKRTAGAISVNHQGQLQAITVSFNLAPDVPLGDASAAIDRIKADLHMPPTVITSYAGDAAVFQSSQGSQVALLLLAVAVIYILLGVLYESYIHPLTILAGLPSAAVGALLALRLFNFELTLIATIGILMLIGIVKKNAIMMIDFALEAQRVRGLTPFEAIRSACLLRFRPIMMTTLAALVGALPIAFGLGAGAELRQPLGVAIVGGLLVSQVITLFITPVIYLVLDRFSGAGPLLTELAVLEAPATAAH from the coding sequence GTGAATATTTCCGAACTCTGTATTCGCCGGCCGGTGATGGCGGTTTTGCTCTCGATCGCCATCGTGGTAGTTGGTCTGTTTGCCTATTCGAAGCTGCCGATTGCGGCATTGCCTACCTACAACACGCCTGTCATCAACGTGACTGCGTCCCTGCCCGGGGCCAGTCCGGAAATCATGGCGGCATCGGTGGCGACACCGCTGGAAAAGCAGTTCTCGACGATTTCCGGGATTAACACCATCAGCTCCAGCAACACGCTGGGCAGTACGTCGATCGTGCTTGAATTCAACTCGGACCGCGATATCGATGCGGCGGCGGTGGATGTGCAAGCGGCCTTGCTGCGTGCGCAACGCAGCCTGCCGGTCGAGCTCACTGCGCTGCCGGCGTATCGCAAGGTCAATCCTGCCGATGCAGCGGTGTTGCTGGTGGCACTGACGTCGCCATCGATTTCACTGGCAGACCTGAACGATTACGCAGAGAACCTGATTTCGCCGACGCTATCGACGATCGACGGCGTCGCCCAGGTGGCGGTGTACGGCCAGCGTCGCTTTGCCGTGCGCGTCAAGGTACGCCCCGACGAACTGGCAGCACGCAATCTCACGCTCGATGAACTGGCCAAGCTGATCCAGGCTGCCAACACCAACGGCCCGGTCGGCGTGCTGGACGGACCGCGCCAGAGCCTGACGCTGGAGGCCAATCGCCAGTTGAAGAATGCCGCGGAATTCGGCGAACTGATCGTCAGCACGCGCGATGGCTACACCACGCGGCTCAAGGATGTCGCCACCGTCGAAGACAGCGTTGAATCCGCCAAGAGCGGCAGCTGGGTCAACGGTGAACCGTCGATCGTGCTGGCGGTGCAGCGTCAGCCGAATGCGAACACGGTTACCGTGGTCGATGCGGTCAAGGCAACACTGCCGAAATTCAAGGCGCAAATGCCGGCATCGATCGAGATCCACGAGTTGAACGACCGCTCGCTGTCGATCCGTGAATCGATCGTCGATGTCCAGCACACGTTGATCCTGACGATCGTGCTGGTGATCCTGGTGATTTTCCTGTTCCTGAAACGCCTGTCCGCTACCGCCATTCCGGTCGTGACCCTGCCGATTTCGCTGATCGGCTGTTGCGCGCTGATGTACGTGCTGGGCTACAGCCTCGACAATATTTCGCTGCTGGGCATCACGATCGCGGTCGGACTGGTCGTCGATGACGCCATCGTCATGCTGGAAAACATCGTGCGCTACGTCGAGCAAGGGATGACACCGATGGCCGCTGCGCTCAAAGGATCACGCGAAGTCGGCTTCACGATTCTGTCGATTTCGATGTCGCTGGTGGCGGTGTTCATCCCGATTTTCTTCATGCCGGGCGTGATCGGACTGATCTTTCGCGAGTTCGCGGCAGTTGTCTCGCTGGCCATCATGGTGTCGGCATTGATTTCGCTGACGCTGGTACCGATGCTGTGCAGCCGTTTCCTGAAACACGTGCCGCCCGAGGAAGACAGCTGGATCAGCCGCCAATTCGAAAAAGGCTTTCATGCCGTGCTCGACACCTACAGTCGCGGCCTCGATTGGTGTCTTGCCCGCACCCGCTTAGTGCTGGCCGGCGCGCTGTCGACCTTCCTGCTGACCGGTTTTCTGTTCATCGAGATTCCGAAAGGATTTTTCCCGACCGAAGACATCGGCCAGATCCGCGCCTCAATCGAAGGACCGCAAGACATTTCGTATCCGGCAATGGTGAAGCTGGTGCAGGCCACTGCCAGCATCATCGAGAACGATGCCAATGTGCTGTCAGTCACATCGCGCGTGACCAGCGGCAGCAGCGGTGCGCTGTTCATCGGGCTCAAGGCACGCAATACGCGTGCGCCCATGAGCCGCGTACTCGAGCAATTGCGCGGCAAGCTCGGCGTGCTGCCGGGACTGTCGGTGTATCTGTCGCCGGTACAAAACCTGAGTTTGGGTGGTCGTTCCAGCAAGAGCCGCTATCAGTATGTGCTGCAGAGCGTGAAGGCCGACGAGCTGACGACCTGGTCCGACCGGATTCAGACAAAAATGCGCGCCAATCCGATCTTCCGCGATGTCACCAGTGATTCGCAATTGGGTGGCTTACAAGCGGTGGTCGATATCAATCGTGATCGCGCCAGTGCCGCCGGGGTCCAGATACTCGATATCCGCACTGCGCTGTACAGCGCCTTCGGCGACCGCCAGGTGTCGACCATTTTCACGACCAGCAACAGCTACCAGGTCATTCTTCAGGATAGCGAGTCGGGCCTGCAGGACGAGGCCGACCTGAGCAAAATCTATGTGCGTAGCAAAACCGGCGTGCTGGTGCCGCTGATGAGCCTGGCGACCGTGAAGCGCACTGCCGGTGCGATTTCAGTGAACCATCAGGGGCAGCTGCAGGCCATCACCGTGTCGTTCAATCTGGCACCCGACGTGCCGCTGGGCGACGCCAGCGCGGCGATTGACCGGATCAAGGCCGACTTGCACATGCCGCCGACAGTGATTACCTCGTATGCCGGCGATGCGGCGGTATTCCAGTCGTCACAAGGCAGTCAGGTCGCGCTGTTATTACTGGCCGTGGCGGTGATCTACATCCTGCTGGGCGTGCTGTATGAAAGCTATATCCATCCGCTCACCATTCTGGCCGGCTTGCCGTCGGCAGCCGTCGGTGCCTTGCTGGCATTGCGGCTGTTTAATTTCGAGCTGACGCTGATCGCCACCATCGGCATCCTGATGCTGATCGGTATCGTCAAGAAAAACGCCATCATGATGATCGACTTCGCGCTGGAAGCGCAGCGGGTCCGGGGCTTGACACCCTTCGAGGCGATCCGCTCGGCATGCCTGCTGCGCTTTCGTCCGATCATGATGACCACGCTGGCCGCGCTGGTTGGTGCCTTGCCGATCGCCTTCGGACTCGGTGCCGGTGCCGAGTTGCGGCAGCCGCTCGGGGTTGCCATCGTGGGCGGCCTGCTGGTGTCGCAAGTCATCACGCTATTCATCACGCCGGTTATCTATCTGGTGCTGGATCGCTTCAGTGGTGCCGGGCCGCTGCTGACGGAGCTTGCCGTGCTGGAAGCGCCAGCGACGGCTGCGCATTGA
- a CDS encoding YbaB/EbfC family nucleoid-associated protein: MMKNQLAGMMKKVQSMQDDMKKMQDQLALINVEGESGAGLVKVTMSCKNDVKRVVIDPSLLADDKDMLEDLVAAAFNDAVRKAEALTAEKMSGVTAGMPIPPGFKMPF, encoded by the coding sequence ATGATGAAGAACCAACTCGCCGGCATGATGAAAAAAGTGCAATCGATGCAGGACGACATGAAAAAGATGCAGGACCAGCTGGCCCTGATCAATGTCGAAGGCGAATCCGGTGCCGGCCTCGTGAAGGTCACGATGAGCTGCAAGAACGACGTCAAGCGCGTCGTCATCGATCCGTCGCTGCTGGCTGACGACAAGGACATGCTGGAAGACCTGGTCGCTGCTGCTTTCAATGACGCCGTGCGCAAGGCCGAAGCCCTGACCGCCGAAAAAATGTCGGGCGTGACTGCCGGCATGCCGATTCCTCCCGGCTTCAAGATGCCATTCTGA
- the dnaX gene encoding DNA polymerase III subunit gamma/tau has translation MSYQVLARKYRPRSFDTLVGQEHVVRALSHALESGRLHHAYLFTGTRGVGKTTLSRILAKAFNCIGIDGNGGITATPCGVCAACSAIDAGRFVDYIELDAASNRGVEEMAQLLEQAVYAPSNARFKVYMIDEVHMLTNHAFNAMLKTLEEPPEHVKFILATTDPQKIPVTVLSRCLQFNLKQMPPGHIVAHLDDILGQEGIAFETPALRLLAQGAHGSMRDALSLTDQAIAYAAGTVTLDAVQGMLGALDQSYLIRLLDALAAQDGAGLLAVADEMAVRSLSYSSALRDLGTLLHRLALAQSVPAALPEDLPERADIVRLAALFDAEEVQLFYQIVVHGRNELGLAPDEYAGFSMTLLRMLAFRPVHAGIGPAPAPLAAPRAPARLSAAPAAVVSSTPVAPRAPAPTTAAPATAALSPARAALEAARGMTRPNGGVSNLPPARAAEPKPEPRAKPAAAPAPWEDNMPPMGEFPDDEQFEQAQKKTEPRPVTPPVATPTPARAIAAPAPVAAPPEPVAAMVVIPVPELDWDGDWPVLAAQLAVRGVVQQLALQAELVRCDKAGGVALHLRVPLETLASPANIDKLATALSTHFSQPVRVTTELGIARHTANAKANAERAAQQQVAEQQIHADPFVLAMMREFGATIVPGSIKPH, from the coding sequence ATGTCCTATCAAGTTCTTGCCCGAAAATATCGTCCCCGCAGTTTCGACACGCTGGTCGGACAAGAGCACGTGGTGCGGGCGCTCAGTCATGCGCTCGAGTCCGGACGACTGCATCACGCGTACCTGTTCACCGGCACCCGGGGTGTCGGCAAAACTACCCTCTCACGCATCCTCGCCAAGGCCTTCAATTGCATCGGTATCGATGGCAATGGCGGCATCACCGCCACGCCGTGCGGTGTTTGTGCCGCCTGCAGCGCGATTGATGCCGGCCGCTTTGTCGATTACATCGAACTTGATGCGGCCTCAAACCGCGGCGTCGAAGAGATGGCGCAGTTGCTGGAGCAGGCGGTCTACGCGCCATCGAATGCGCGCTTCAAGGTCTACATGATCGATGAAGTTCACATGCTCACCAACCACGCCTTCAATGCGATGCTGAAGACGCTGGAAGAACCACCCGAACACGTCAAGTTCATCCTCGCCACCACCGATCCGCAAAAAATTCCGGTCACCGTGCTGTCGCGCTGCCTGCAATTCAACCTCAAGCAAATGCCGCCCGGGCACATCGTCGCGCATCTCGACGACATCCTTGGGCAGGAAGGCATCGCCTTCGAGACACCGGCACTGCGCCTGCTGGCACAAGGCGCGCACGGTTCGATGCGCGACGCGCTGTCGCTGACCGACCAGGCCATTGCTTACGCCGCCGGTACCGTCACGCTCGATGCGGTGCAGGGCATGCTGGGTGCGCTCGACCAGTCGTATCTGATCCGCTTGCTCGATGCGCTTGCCGCGCAGGATGGTGCCGGCCTGCTGGCCGTGGCCGACGAAATGGCCGTGCGCAGCCTGTCGTACAGCAGCGCCTTGCGGGATCTGGGGACCTTGTTGCATCGCCTCGCGCTGGCGCAATCGGTACCTGCAGCACTACCCGAGGACTTGCCGGAACGCGCCGATATCGTTCGTCTGGCCGCGCTGTTCGATGCCGAAGAAGTACAACTGTTCTACCAGATCGTCGTGCATGGTCGCAATGAACTCGGACTGGCACCGGATGAATACGCCGGCTTTTCGATGACGCTGCTACGTATGCTGGCGTTCCGTCCGGTACATGCCGGCATCGGCCCGGCACCGGCGCCGCTCGCTGCACCGCGCGCACCGGCCCGGCTCAGTGCCGCACCGGCAGCAGTGGTCAGCAGCACGCCGGTGGCGCCGCGTGCGCCGGCGCCAACAACAGCGGCACCGGCCACTGCAGCGCTCAGTCCTGCCCGCGCCGCGCTCGAAGCCGCGCGCGGCATGACGCGACCCAATGGCGGGGTATCGAATCTGCCGCCGGCGCGCGCCGCCGAACCCAAGCCCGAGCCGAGGGCCAAGCCCGCCGCTGCGCCCGCGCCATGGGAAGACAACATGCCGCCGATGGGAGAATTCCCCGACGACGAGCAGTTCGAACAGGCTCAAAAAAAAACTGAACCGCGACCGGTAACGCCGCCGGTGGCCACACCGACGCCCGCGCGCGCGATAGCCGCGCCTGCGCCTGTAGCAGCACCGCCCGAACCCGTCGCCGCGATGGTCGTGATCCCGGTGCCCGAGCTGGACTGGGATGGCGACTGGCCGGTGCTGGCGGCGCAACTGGCGGTGCGCGGCGTGGTCCAGCAACTGGCGCTGCAAGCCGAGCTGGTACGCTGCGACAAGGCCGGGGGGGTCGCGCTGCATTTGCGCGTGCCCTTGGAAACGCTGGCCTCGCCAGCGAATATTGACAAGCTGGCGACCGCCCTGAGTACCCATTTCAGCCAGCCGGTACGTGTGACTACCGAGCTGGGTATTGCCCGCCATACCGCCAACGCCAAGGCCAATGCCGAGCGGGCCGCGCAACAGCAAGTGGCCGAGCAGCAAATCCACGCCGACCCGTTCGTGCTGGCGATGATGCGTGAGTTCGGCGCGACCATCGTGCCCGGCTCGATCAAGCCCCACTGA